The following proteins are encoded in a genomic region of Nocardioides sp. cx-173:
- a CDS encoding diacylglycerol/lipid kinase family protein, which yields MADTRVIALLTNPTSGRGKGARHGAVALERLRSRGHDVRAAQGRDADEGLDLAHSLVAEGVDALVVVGGDGMANLGIQAVVGTDTPLGIIPAGTGNDVARYVDLPADPLAAADRVLTGRTTTMDLALCQGRYYVTVMAAGFDAVVNERANSMTWPKGQLRYHLATLAELRTFRPLDYTIDLDGTVLRLPAMLVAIGNGPSFGGGLRIAEGARLDDDLLDVIVIKPISRRDLVRTYPRLFTGTHMSHPQYERHRARRVTVAAPGIVGYADGERFGPLPLTIESVPGALSLLS from the coding sequence GTGGCCGACACCCGGGTGATCGCGCTCCTGACCAACCCCACCTCCGGCAGGGGCAAGGGAGCGCGGCACGGCGCCGTGGCACTCGAGCGGCTCCGCAGCCGCGGCCACGACGTCCGGGCGGCGCAGGGGCGCGACGCCGACGAGGGCCTCGACCTGGCCCACTCGCTGGTCGCCGAGGGCGTCGACGCGCTGGTCGTGGTGGGCGGGGACGGCATGGCGAACCTCGGGATCCAGGCGGTCGTCGGCACCGACACCCCGCTCGGGATCATCCCCGCCGGGACCGGCAACGACGTGGCCCGCTACGTCGACCTGCCCGCCGACCCGCTCGCCGCGGCCGACCGGGTCCTGACCGGCCGCACCACCACGATGGACCTGGCGCTGTGCCAGGGGCGCTACTACGTCACCGTCATGGCCGCGGGGTTCGACGCGGTGGTCAACGAGCGCGCCAACAGCATGACCTGGCCGAAGGGGCAGCTGCGCTACCACCTGGCCACCCTCGCGGAGCTGCGTACCTTCCGGCCGCTCGACTACACGATCGACCTGGACGGCACGGTCCTGCGACTGCCCGCCATGCTGGTGGCGATCGGCAACGGCCCGTCGTTCGGCGGGGGCCTGCGGATCGCCGAGGGCGCCCGGCTCGACGACGACCTGCTCGACGTGATCGTCATCAAGCCGATCAGCAGGCGGGACCTGGTCCGCACCTACCCCAGGCTCTTCACCGGCACCCACATGAGCCATCCGCAGTACGAGCGGCACCGGGCCCGCAGGGTCACGGTTGCGGCACCTGGCATCGTGGGGTACGCCGACGGCGAGCGGTTCGGTCCGCTGCCCCTCACCATCGAAAGCGTCCCAGGAGCACTGAGCCTGCTGTCATGA
- the tatC gene encoding twin-arginine translocase subunit TatC, with amino-acid sequence MSISGVVQWFVGKPVHPVGPDGRMALSDHLRELRARILKMTVVVLLGLAVALVYFDPLFELVYDPYLQAQKSLPNGATEATTNGAGGGLMLYLKLCGLAAVVATSPFWLYQIWAFILPGLHDKEKRWSRIFAAIAGPLFIAGVLLGYVTLPKGLEILIGFTPDGLTNLVEFNEYLTFFSRTLLVFGIAFEIPLFVVLLNLAGVVTGKGLGAHRPWIIVGVFVFAAVATPSADPFTMTFMAVPMVLLFLLAEQIARYNDRRRARSDPNSGLSPDEASVL; translated from the coding sequence GTGTCCATCTCCGGCGTCGTCCAGTGGTTCGTGGGCAAGCCGGTCCACCCGGTCGGTCCCGACGGTCGGATGGCCCTGTCCGACCACCTGCGGGAGCTGCGCGCGCGCATCCTGAAGATGACGGTGGTCGTCCTGCTCGGCCTCGCCGTCGCCCTGGTCTACTTCGACCCGCTGTTCGAGCTGGTCTACGACCCCTACCTGCAGGCCCAGAAGTCCCTGCCCAACGGGGCCACCGAGGCCACGACCAACGGCGCGGGCGGCGGCCTGATGCTCTACCTCAAGCTCTGCGGCCTCGCGGCCGTCGTCGCCACCAGCCCGTTCTGGCTGTACCAGATCTGGGCGTTCATCCTGCCCGGGCTGCACGACAAGGAGAAGCGCTGGTCGCGGATCTTCGCGGCCATCGCCGGGCCGCTGTTCATCGCCGGCGTGCTGCTCGGCTACGTCACGTTGCCCAAGGGCCTGGAGATCCTGATCGGCTTCACCCCGGACGGGCTGACCAACCTGGTCGAGTTCAACGAGTACCTCACGTTCTTCAGCCGGACGCTGCTGGTGTTCGGCATCGCCTTCGAGATCCCGCTGTTCGTGGTGCTGCTCAACCTCGCCGGCGTCGTGACCGGCAAGGGGCTGGGTGCCCACCGGCCCTGGATCATCGTCGGGGTGTTCGTGTTCGCGGCGGTGGCCACCCCGTCGGCCGACCCCTTCACGATGACGTTCATGGCGGTCCCGATGGTGCTGCTGTTCCTCCTCGCCGAGCAGATCGCCCGCTACAACGACCGGCGCCGCGCCAGGAGCGACCCCAACTCCGGGTTGTCGCCCGACGAGGCCTCGGTCCTGTGA
- the tatA gene encoding twin-arginine translocase TatA/TatE family subunit: MPNGAEWLVILAIVILVFGAAKLPALARSTGQSLRIFKAETKGLREDDEKDPTTPPVTPSAELPPVPPPVGPQVSQPQPPTEQQSDTRNS; encoded by the coding sequence ATGCCGAATGGAGCCGAGTGGCTCGTCATCCTGGCCATCGTCATCCTGGTCTTCGGTGCGGCCAAGCTCCCCGCCCTGGCCCGCAGCACCGGGCAGTCGCTGCGCATCTTCAAGGCCGAGACCAAGGGCCTGCGCGAGGACGACGAGAAGGACCCCACCACGCCGCCGGTGACCCCGTCGGCCGAGCTGCCTCCCGTCCCACCCCCCGTCGGCCCCCAGGTCTCCCAGCCGCAGCCGCCCACCGAGCAGCAGTCCGACACCCGCAACAGCTGA
- a CDS encoding helix-turn-helix transcriptional regulator, translated as MSITPSGAKDQVARLLTLVPFLHTHGQVRIDTAAAALGVPEEQLVKDLKVLLMCGLPGGYPDDLIDVDLDALEAGVIRVSNADYLARPLRLTPTEASAIIVALRALRSGAKDETREVVDRALAKLEAAAAEGSAAPQIDPGVNAADADQALLAVRLRDAAGRGRQIRLTYYVPARDEESVRVVDPHGVITHRGLAYLDAWCHSAEAPRLFRLDRIAQAETLETPVSRPDTEPRDLGDGLFTSSSDTTPVTLRLRPEAHWVTEYYPMEAVRPQGDGSLEVDLQVADQRWLTRLLLRLAPHADVVAPAAYGEAFRAAAGDALRLYRPPPA; from the coding sequence GTGAGCATCACCCCCTCCGGCGCCAAGGACCAGGTCGCCCGGCTGCTCACGCTGGTGCCGTTCCTGCACACCCACGGGCAGGTCCGCATCGACACCGCGGCGGCGGCGCTCGGGGTCCCCGAGGAGCAGCTGGTCAAGGACCTGAAGGTGCTGCTCATGTGCGGGCTGCCGGGCGGCTACCCCGACGACCTCATCGACGTCGACCTCGACGCCCTCGAGGCAGGGGTCATCCGGGTCTCCAACGCCGACTACCTCGCCCGCCCGCTTCGCCTCACCCCCACCGAGGCGAGCGCGATCATCGTGGCGCTGCGCGCGCTGCGCAGCGGCGCCAAGGACGAGACCCGGGAGGTCGTCGACCGCGCCCTGGCCAAGCTCGAGGCGGCCGCCGCCGAGGGCTCCGCGGCCCCGCAGATCGACCCGGGCGTCAACGCCGCCGACGCCGACCAGGCGCTGCTCGCCGTACGGCTGCGCGACGCAGCCGGCCGCGGCCGCCAGATCCGCCTGACCTACTACGTGCCGGCCCGCGACGAGGAGTCCGTGCGCGTAGTGGACCCGCACGGCGTCATCACCCACCGCGGCCTCGCCTACCTCGACGCCTGGTGCCACAGCGCTGAGGCCCCGCGGCTGTTCCGCCTGGACCGGATCGCACAGGCCGAGACCCTCGAGACGCCGGTCTCCCGGCCGGACACCGAGCCCCGGGATCTGGGCGACGGGCTGTTCACCTCCTCCTCCGACACCACGCCGGTGACGCTGCGACTGCGGCCCGAGGCGCACTGGGTGACCGAGTACTACCCGATGGAGGCGGTGCGTCCCCAGGGCGACGGCAGCCTCGAGGTGGACCTCCAGGTGGCCGACCAGCGGTGGCTGACCCGGCTGCTGCTGCGCCTGGCCCCGCACGCGGACGTCGTCGCCCCCGCGGCGTACGGCGAGGCGTTCCGGGCGGCGGCCGGCGACGCCCTCCGCCTGTACCGGCCACCCCCGGCGTAG
- a CDS encoding helix-turn-helix transcriptional regulator — MNERKSERLLNLLIMLLVQRHFVPKERIRSLLYPDSSTDAFEKMFERDKEELRSLGVPIEVGQMDAFFADEPGYRIRPDEFALPDIDLEPDEAAIIGLATKVWEHARLAEATTDVVRKLTALGVPLDVSALDIVQPRLSADEPSFDVFFEAVQERSAVEFDYVRSGQSEVSRRRLHPWGVARYAGRWYVVGHDLDRDAERLFRLSRVRGSARKVGPAGAYEVPPGTDVSEVARRLAPAPRHERAVVLARAGAGLPLRREADEVTPGVTGPDDRTSWDRLVLTRTATGLADELLGYGADVYVEEPAELRDAVVSRLSAVGGAA, encoded by the coding sequence GTGAACGAGCGCAAGAGCGAGCGACTGCTCAACCTGCTCATCATGCTGCTCGTCCAGCGCCACTTCGTGCCCAAGGAGCGCATCCGCAGCCTGCTCTACCCCGACTCCAGCACGGATGCCTTCGAGAAGATGTTCGAGCGCGACAAGGAGGAGCTGCGCAGCCTCGGGGTGCCCATCGAGGTCGGCCAGATGGACGCGTTCTTCGCCGACGAGCCCGGCTACCGCATCCGCCCCGATGAGTTCGCGCTGCCCGACATCGACCTCGAGCCCGACGAGGCCGCGATCATCGGCCTGGCCACCAAGGTGTGGGAGCACGCTCGGCTCGCCGAGGCCACCACCGACGTCGTGCGCAAGCTCACTGCCCTCGGCGTGCCGCTCGACGTGTCCGCGCTCGACATCGTGCAGCCTCGGCTGAGCGCGGACGAGCCGTCGTTCGACGTGTTCTTCGAGGCGGTGCAGGAGCGCAGCGCCGTCGAGTTCGACTACGTACGGTCCGGCCAGAGCGAGGTCAGCCGGCGACGCCTGCACCCCTGGGGCGTCGCGCGCTACGCCGGTCGGTGGTACGTCGTCGGGCACGACCTCGACCGGGACGCCGAGCGTCTGTTCCGGCTCTCCCGGGTGCGGGGGAGCGCTCGCAAGGTCGGTCCCGCCGGCGCCTACGAGGTCCCGCCCGGCACCGACGTCAGCGAGGTCGCGCGCCGACTGGCCCCGGCACCGCGCCACGAGCGCGCGGTCGTCCTCGCCCGCGCCGGTGCCGGCCTGCCGCTGCGGCGGGAGGCCGATGAGGTGACCCCGGGCGTCACCGGACCCGACGACCGCACCTCGTGGGACCGCCTGGTCCTCACCCGCACCGCGACCGGGCTGGCCGACGAGCTGCTCGGCTACGGTGCCGACGTGTACGTCGAGGAGCCGGCCGAGCTGCGCGACGCGGTCGTGTCGCGCCTGAGCGCAGTGGGGGGAGCCGCGTGA
- a CDS encoding FKBP-type peptidyl-prolyl cis-trans isomerase, with protein MLSRRRRAAALAVSALLLPILAACGDDSAEEADGLEGLAAVEISGEYGEEPKVTWKDKLVADEVEIEVLSEGDGAEVAEGDEVSVNYWVGNGFTQQKTYSTYDSGAPETVPVSDEVTAAFKDALLGQTIGSRVAVTSSAKDAFGDMGNPGLGIGNKDTVLLILDLMKPPRTPVLKDVPARRQPSLVEKDGKPTGFDFSGIEKPSTDGNLLRTVVKQGTGKPVTQDMELTVNYLGSVYEGAEPFDQSFSAEPAKFKLTQVIPGWTQGLDGVKVGSRVLLTIPPSLGYGNAADKETIPPNSTLYFVVDIISAK; from the coding sequence TTGCTCTCACGTCGTCGTCGTGCCGCGGCCCTGGCCGTGTCCGCGCTCCTGCTGCCCATCCTCGCCGCGTGTGGTGATGACTCCGCGGAGGAAGCTGATGGGCTCGAGGGGCTCGCCGCGGTGGAGATCTCCGGCGAGTACGGCGAGGAGCCCAAGGTGACCTGGAAGGACAAGCTGGTTGCCGACGAGGTCGAGATCGAGGTCCTCAGCGAGGGCGACGGCGCCGAGGTCGCCGAGGGCGACGAGGTGTCGGTCAACTACTGGGTCGGCAACGGCTTCACCCAGCAGAAGACGTACAGCACCTACGACAGCGGCGCGCCGGAGACGGTGCCGGTGTCCGACGAGGTCACCGCCGCGTTCAAGGACGCTCTCCTCGGCCAGACCATCGGCTCCCGCGTGGCCGTGACGTCGTCGGCGAAGGACGCCTTCGGCGACATGGGCAACCCCGGCCTGGGCATCGGCAACAAGGACACCGTGCTGCTCATCCTCGACCTGATGAAGCCGCCGCGGACGCCGGTGCTCAAGGACGTCCCGGCGCGCCGCCAGCCCTCGCTCGTCGAGAAGGACGGCAAACCGACCGGGTTCGACTTCTCCGGCATCGAGAAGCCGTCCACCGACGGCAACCTGCTGCGCACCGTCGTCAAGCAGGGCACCGGCAAGCCGGTCACCCAGGACATGGAGCTGACCGTCAACTACCTGGGCTCGGTCTACGAAGGCGCCGAGCCGTTCGACCAGAGCTTCTCCGCCGAGCCGGCGAAGTTCAAGCTCACCCAGGTCATCCCGGGCTGGACCCAGGGCCTGGACGGGGTCAAGGTCGGCAGCCGGGTGCTGCTCACGATCCCGCCGAGCCTGGGCTACGGCAACGCCGCGGACAAGGAGACCATCCCGCCCAACAGCACCCTGTACTTCGTGGTCGACATCATCTCGGCCAAGTAG
- the pafA gene encoding Pup--protein ligase: MDRRIFGIENEYGVTCTFKGQRRLSPDEVARYLFRKVVSWGRSSNVFLRNGARLYLDVGSHPEYATPECDDIAELVTHDKAGERVLEGLLLDAEQRLHDEGIQGEIYLFKNNTDSAGNSYGCHENYLVGRAGEFSRLADILIPFLVTRQIVVGAGKITQTPRGASYSISQRAEHIWEGVSSATTRSRPIINTRDEPHADAEKYRRLHVIVGDSNMSETTTMLKVATCDLVLRMIEEGVVMRDLTMENPIRAIREISHDVTGRRKVRLANGREASALEIQGEYLSKARDFVDRRQISTPLIERALDLWERGLKAVESDDLGLVDREIDWVIKWKLIERYRAKHGLPLGHPRIAQLDLAYHDIHRGRGLYYLLEKRGAVARVSTDLRIFEAKSVPPQTTRARLRGDFIRKAQERRRDFTVDWVHLKLNDQAQRTVLCKDPFRAYDERVQRLIDGM; encoded by the coding sequence GTGGACCGGCGGATCTTCGGCATCGAGAACGAGTACGGCGTCACGTGCACGTTCAAGGGTCAGCGACGCCTCAGCCCGGACGAGGTAGCCCGGTACCTGTTCCGCAAGGTCGTGAGCTGGGGCCGCTCGAGCAACGTATTCCTGCGCAACGGGGCGCGCCTGTACCTCGATGTCGGGAGCCACCCGGAGTACGCGACACCGGAGTGCGACGACATCGCCGAGCTCGTCACCCACGACAAGGCGGGGGAACGGGTCCTGGAGGGGCTGCTGCTCGACGCCGAGCAGCGGCTGCACGACGAGGGCATTCAGGGTGAGATCTACCTGTTCAAGAACAACACCGACTCCGCCGGCAACTCCTACGGCTGCCACGAGAACTACCTGGTCGGGCGCGCCGGTGAGTTCAGCCGACTGGCCGACATCCTGATCCCGTTCCTCGTGACACGCCAGATCGTCGTCGGCGCGGGCAAGATCACCCAGACGCCGCGCGGCGCGTCGTACTCGATCTCCCAGCGTGCCGAGCACATCTGGGAGGGCGTCAGCAGCGCCACCACCCGCAGCCGTCCCATCATCAACACCCGCGACGAGCCGCACGCGGACGCCGAGAAGTACCGGCGACTGCACGTGATCGTCGGCGACTCCAACATGAGCGAGACCACGACGATGCTGAAGGTCGCCACCTGCGACCTCGTCCTGCGCATGATCGAGGAGGGCGTGGTCATGCGCGACCTCACGATGGAGAACCCGATCCGCGCCATCCGTGAGATCTCCCACGACGTGACCGGTCGCCGGAAGGTCCGCTTGGCCAACGGCCGGGAGGCGAGCGCCCTGGAGATCCAGGGGGAGTACCTCTCCAAGGCGCGCGACTTCGTGGATCGTCGCCAGATCAGCACCCCCCTGATCGAGCGCGCGCTCGACCTGTGGGAGCGGGGTCTCAAGGCGGTCGAGTCCGACGACCTGGGGCTGGTCGACCGGGAGATCGACTGGGTCATCAAGTGGAAGCTCATCGAGCGCTACCGCGCCAAGCACGGGCTCCCTCTCGGCCACCCCAGGATCGCCCAGCTGGACCTGGCCTACCACGACATCCATCGTGGCCGCGGGCTCTACTACCTGCTGGAGAAGCGCGGCGCCGTCGCCCGGGTCTCCACCGACCTGCGCATCTTCGAGGCCAAGTCGGTCCCACCGCAGACCACCCGCGCTCGGCTGCGCGGCGACTTCATCCGCAAGGCCCAGGAGCGGCGGCGTGACTTCACCGTCGACTGGGTGCACCTCAAGCTCAACGACCAGGCCCAGCGCACCGTGCTGTGCAAGGACCCCTTCCGCGCCTACGACGAGCGGGTGCAGCGGCTGATCGACGGCATGTGA
- the prcA gene encoding proteasome subunit alpha gives MSMPFYVSPEQLMKDRADFARKGIARGRSVVTVQYAEGIMFASENPSQALHKVSEIYDRIAFAAVGRYNEFENLRIAGVRLADMRGYAYDRRDVTGRGLANAYAQTLGTIFSSGGEKPYEVEIFVAEVGDTAADDQIFRLTYDGQVADEQGFAVMGGASDVVAAYIREHYVTDSSLEDVVRLAVAALGHTADQDRVIDVEDLEVAILDRTRTQPRKFVRLAPGRLQGLLGERGPSSPEVPSPEDTQAGSAPSDASPDNPADPTDQSSGHVAPLEDPLTGEPARGGRADQDPEPPVAPPAPGSGSPL, from the coding sequence ATGAGCATGCCCTTCTACGTCTCGCCCGAGCAGCTGATGAAGGACCGGGCGGACTTCGCCCGCAAGGGCATCGCCCGCGGGCGCTCCGTCGTGACGGTGCAGTACGCCGAGGGCATCATGTTCGCCTCCGAGAACCCCTCGCAGGCACTGCACAAGGTCTCGGAGATCTACGACCGCATCGCGTTCGCCGCGGTGGGTCGCTACAACGAGTTCGAGAACCTGCGCATCGCCGGCGTCCGCCTTGCGGACATGCGCGGGTACGCCTACGACCGTCGCGACGTCACCGGTCGCGGCCTCGCCAACGCCTACGCCCAGACCCTCGGGACAATCTTCTCCAGCGGCGGCGAGAAGCCCTACGAGGTGGAGATCTTCGTGGCCGAAGTCGGCGACACCGCCGCCGACGACCAGATCTTCCGGCTCACCTATGACGGACAGGTCGCCGACGAGCAGGGCTTCGCCGTCATGGGCGGCGCCTCCGATGTGGTGGCGGCATACATCCGGGAGCACTACGTCACCGACTCGAGCCTGGAGGACGTGGTTCGGCTGGCGGTCGCTGCCCTGGGACACACGGCCGACCAGGACCGGGTCATCGACGTCGAGGACCTCGAGGTCGCGATCTTGGACCGCACCAGGACGCAGCCCCGCAAGTTCGTGCGGCTCGCGCCCGGGCGCCTCCAGGGGCTCCTCGGCGAGCGCGGGCCCTCCTCTCCCGAGGTGCCCTCCCCGGAGGACACCCAGGCGGGGTCGGCACCGAGCGACGCCAGCCCCGACAACCCGGCCGACCCCACCGACCAGTCGAGCGGCCACGTCGCTCCGTTGGAGGATCCGCTCACCGGTGAGCCCGCCAGGGGAGGCAGGGCCGACCAGGACCCGGAGCCGCCCGTCGCGCCCCCCGCGCCGGGGTCCGGTTCGCCGCTCTGA
- the prcB gene encoding proteasome subunit beta has product MNDPRLPASYLQPGISSFSDFLAAESPDLLPSRRALPQGQAGELAPHGTTIVAATFPGGVVMAGDRRATMGNIIAQRDIEKVFPADEFSAVGIAGTAGLAVEMVRLFQTELEHYEKIEGTTLSMDGKANRLAALIRANLGMAMQGLAVVPLFAGFDLRHSQGRIFSYDVTGGRYEETAFYSVGSGSLFAKGSLKKLYREDLDETGCVTAVIQALYDAADDDSATGGPDMARRIFPVVRVITADGGRRLLDDDVAEIADRVIAGRMIRPDGPGAPLTGGTTGGQR; this is encoded by the coding sequence GTGAACGACCCGCGCCTACCGGCCTCCTACCTCCAGCCCGGCATCTCGTCGTTCAGCGACTTCCTCGCAGCAGAGTCGCCCGACCTGCTGCCGAGCCGCCGTGCGCTGCCCCAGGGCCAGGCCGGTGAGCTGGCTCCTCACGGGACCACCATCGTCGCCGCAACGTTCCCTGGCGGCGTGGTCATGGCCGGGGACCGCCGCGCCACGATGGGCAACATCATCGCTCAGCGAGACATCGAGAAGGTCTTCCCAGCTGACGAGTTCTCCGCCGTGGGCATTGCTGGGACCGCCGGTCTCGCGGTTGAGATGGTGCGCCTGTTCCAGACCGAGCTCGAGCACTACGAGAAGATCGAGGGCACCACGCTGTCGATGGACGGCAAGGCCAACCGTCTCGCTGCCCTGATCCGGGCCAACCTCGGCATGGCCATGCAGGGGCTGGCCGTCGTACCGCTGTTCGCCGGGTTCGACCTGCGGCACAGCCAGGGCCGGATCTTCAGCTACGACGTGACCGGCGGACGCTACGAGGAGACCGCCTTCTACTCGGTGGGCTCGGGCTCCTTGTTCGCCAAGGGGTCGCTGAAGAAGCTCTATCGCGAGGACCTCGACGAGACGGGGTGCGTGACCGCGGTGATCCAGGCCCTGTACGACGCCGCCGACGACGACTCCGCCACCGGTGGCCCCGACATGGCGCGGAGGATCTTCCCCGTCGTGCGGGTGATCACCGCTGATGGGGGTCGCCGCCTGCTCGACGACGACGTGGCGGAGATCGCCGACCGTGTCATCGCCGGCCGCATGATCCGGCCCGATGGGCCGGGCGCACCGTTGACCGGCGGTACGACGGGAGGCCAGCGATGA
- a CDS encoding ubiquitin-like protein Pup, producing the protein MAQEQKQPRKASETEETTEVAPETDVAERKEALDDDVDAILDEIDEVLESNAEDFVKSFIQKGGQ; encoded by the coding sequence ATGGCCCAGGAGCAGAAGCAACCGCGCAAGGCATCGGAGACCGAGGAGACGACGGAGGTCGCCCCGGAGACCGACGTGGCCGAGCGCAAGGAAGCGCTCGACGACGACGTGGACGCCATCCTCGACGAGATCGACGAGGTACTGGAGTCCAACGCCGAAGACTTCGTGAAGTCGTTCATCCAGAAGGGCGGCCAGTGA
- the dop gene encoding depupylase/deamidase Dop yields MSVRRVMGTEVEYGISVQGQPLANPMVASSQVVNAYASATVRARRARWDFEEESPLRDARGFDMARQVADPSQLTDEDMGLANVILTNGARLYVDHAHPEYSTPEVTNPLDIVRWDKAGEQVMLDAQRRAGALPNGAPIALYKNNTDNKGASYGAHENYLMRRSTPFGDIVRHLTPFFVSRQVVCGAGRVGIGQDGREHGFQVSQRADFFEVEVGLETTLKRPIINTRDEPHADPEKYRRLHVIIGDANLSEVSTYLKVGTTSLVLAMIEDRFIGPDLTVDGAVAALRSVSHDPTLRQTLTLTDGRTITAVQLQLEYLDLAKKYVEDRLGADADAQTIDVLARWESVLDRLERDPMLCATELDWVAKLKLLEQYRERDGLDWDDAKLALIDLQYSDIRPDKGLYNRLAASGRMERLLDEESVVRAMHDPPEDTRAYFRGRCLEQYADHVAAASWDSVIFDLPGRESLQRVPTIDPLRGSRAHVGELLDRCETAEQLFAVLTR; encoded by the coding sequence ATGAGCGTACGGCGGGTCATGGGGACGGAGGTCGAGTACGGCATCTCGGTGCAGGGGCAGCCCCTGGCCAATCCGATGGTGGCGTCCTCGCAGGTGGTGAACGCCTACGCGTCGGCGACCGTACGGGCCAGGCGCGCTCGCTGGGACTTCGAGGAGGAGTCCCCGCTGCGCGACGCACGCGGGTTCGACATGGCGCGCCAGGTCGCCGACCCCTCGCAGCTGACCGATGAGGACATGGGGTTGGCGAACGTCATCCTCACCAACGGGGCCCGGCTGTACGTCGACCACGCCCACCCGGAGTACTCCACGCCCGAGGTGACCAACCCGCTCGACATCGTCCGTTGGGACAAGGCGGGGGAGCAGGTGATGCTCGACGCCCAGCGGCGGGCCGGGGCCCTGCCCAACGGCGCCCCCATCGCGCTGTACAAGAACAACACCGACAACAAGGGCGCCTCCTACGGTGCCCACGAGAACTACCTGATGCGGCGCTCGACGCCGTTCGGCGACATCGTGCGCCACCTCACGCCGTTCTTCGTCAGCCGGCAGGTGGTCTGCGGCGCCGGCCGGGTCGGCATCGGCCAGGACGGGCGGGAGCACGGCTTCCAGGTCAGCCAGCGCGCCGACTTCTTCGAGGTCGAAGTGGGCCTCGAGACCACGCTGAAGCGCCCGATCATCAACACCCGCGACGAGCCGCACGCGGACCCGGAGAAGTACCGACGCCTACACGTGATCATCGGCGACGCGAACCTCTCCGAGGTGTCGACGTACCTCAAGGTCGGCACCACCTCGCTGGTCCTGGCGATGATCGAGGACCGCTTCATCGGTCCGGACCTCACCGTGGACGGCGCCGTTGCCGCGCTGCGCTCGGTCTCACACGACCCCACGCTCCGCCAGACGCTGACGCTCACGGATGGCCGCACCATCACCGCAGTGCAGCTGCAGCTGGAGTACCTGGACCTGGCCAAGAAGTACGTCGAAGACCGTCTGGGAGCCGACGCGGACGCCCAGACCATCGACGTGCTCGCCCGCTGGGAGTCGGTGCTCGACCGGCTGGAGCGGGACCCGATGCTGTGCGCCACCGAGCTGGACTGGGTCGCCAAGCTCAAGCTGCTCGAGCAGTACCGCGAACGCGACGGGCTGGACTGGGACGACGCCAAGCTGGCGCTGATCGACCTGCAGTACTCCGACATCCGCCCGGACAAGGGGCTCTACAACCGCCTGGCCGCTTCGGGGCGGATGGAGCGCCTTCTGGACGAGGAGAGCGTCGTTCGAGCCATGCACGACCCTCCCGAGGACACGCGGGCCTACTTCCGCGGTCGGTGCCTGGAGCAGTACGCCGACCACGTGGCCGCGGCGTCCTGGGACTCCGTCATCTTCGATCTTCCCGGCCGCGAGTCCCTCCAGCGCGTGCCCACCATCGACCCCCTCCGGGGCAGCCGCGCCCACGTCGGGGAGCTCCTGGACCGGTGCGAGACGGCCGAGCAGCTGTTCGCTGTGCTCACGCGCTGA